In Pelmatolapia mariae isolate MD_Pm_ZW linkage group LG8, Pm_UMD_F_2, whole genome shotgun sequence, one genomic interval encodes:
- the pth3r gene encoding parathyroid hormone 3 receptor isoform X1, producing the protein MLSAQGIIVFYFFHGVITASALIDSDDVITRDEQIYLLIGAHARCERSIKAQMPLIKDGDCTPEWDGIICWPQSTAGQLVSVQCPEYIYDFNHRGRAYRQCDVSGNWEQVASINRTWANYSECTRYLTFNHRSHEEKVFERLHLMYTIGYSISLTSLLVAVFILCYFKRLHCTRNYIHVHLFASFICRAVSIFVKDAVLYSISDGSEAEPNFTGQKPHMAGCKAAVTLFLYFLATNHYWILVEGLYLHSLIFMAFLSDKNYLWALTITGWGVPAVFVSIWVSARASLADTQCWDLSAGNLKWIYQVPILAAIVVNFLLFINIIRVLASKLWETNTGKLDPRQQYRKLLKSTLVLMPLFGVHYMVFMALPYTEVTGLLWQVQMHYEMFFNSSQGFFVAFIYCFCNGEVQAEVKKAWLRRSLVLDLKQKARITSSGGGSCYYGGMMSHTTTHSVCLSAANPRALSFAGGVVGSGGASGSGVRPPLPRQVSTTPPHHHTNLRIYTSTDSEASGLQQELGVWKPEGAESGGFAREAKANKGDDDRKSHREEDLISSLSPKELETIL; encoded by the exons ATTGACTCTGATGATGTCATCACACGGGATGAGCAGATCTACCTTCTGATTGGTGCTCATGCCAGGTGTGAAAGGAGCATCAAGGCACAAATGCCCCTCATTAAAG ATGGCGACTGCACCCCAGAGTGGGATGGGATCATCTGCTGGCCGCAGAGCACAGCAGGTCAGCTGGTCTCAGTTCAGTGCCCGGAGTACATCTATGACTTCAACCACAGAG GGCGAGCCTACCGTCAGTGTGATGTGTCAGGCAACTGGGAGCAGGTGGCAAGCATCAACCGCACTTGGGCAAACTACAGCGAGTGCACCAGATACCTGACCTTCAACCACAGAAGTCACGAGGAG AAGGTGTTTGAGCGACTCCATCTCATGTACACCATCGGCTACTCCATTTCTCTCACATCCCTGCTGGTGGCAGTCTTCATTCTCTGCTACTTCAA GCGTCTCCACTGCACACGCAATTACATCCACGTTCACCTCTTCGCCTCCTTCATCTGTCGAGCGGTCAGCATCTTTGTGAAGGACGCTGTGCTTTACTCCATATCTGATGGCAGTGAAGCTGAGCCCAACTTTACAGGACAGAAGCCCCATATG gCTGGCTGTAAAGCAGCTGTTACTCTCTTCCTGTACTTCCTGGCAACTAATCATTACTGGATCCTGGTGGAGGGGTTGTACCTCCATAGTCTCATCTTCATGGCCTTCCTGTCTGACAAGAACTACCTGTGGGCCCTCACCATCACTGGCTGGG gtgttccagctgtgtttgtgtccaTTTGGGTCAGCGCACGAGCTTCACTGGCAGACACTCA ATGCTGGGATCTCAGTGCCGGAAACTTGAAATGGATCTATCAAGTCCCTATTCTGGCTGCGATTGTT GTGAATTTTCTCTTGTTCATTAACATCATTCGTGTACTGGCCTCTAAACTGTGGGAAACCAACACGGGCAAACTGGACCCCCGACAGCAGTACAG GAAGCTACTCAAGTCCACATTAGTCCTCATGCCTTTGTTTGGAGTTCACTACATGGTGTTCATGGCTCTTCCCTACACTGAGGTCACTGGGCTGCTGTGGCAGGTGCAGATGCATTACGAGATGTTCTTCAACTCTTCCCAG gggttttttgtgGCGTTTATCTACTGTTTCTGCAATGGTGAG GTGCAAGCCGAGGTAAAGAAGGCTTGGTTAAGACGTAGCCTGGTGCTGGACCTCAAGCAGAAAGCGAGGATCACTAGCAGCGGCGGAGGCAGCTGTTACTACGGCGGCATGATGTCACATACCACCACCCACAGCGTGTGCCTGTCTGCTGCCAATCCCAGAGCTCTGTCCTTTGCTGGAGGGGTGGTTGGCTCAGGTGGAGCCTCTGGTTCTGGGGTCAGACCCCCGCTGCCACGTCAAGTTTCCACGACTCCCCCCCACCATCATACCAACCTACGTATTTACACTTCGACTGACAGCGAGGCCTCAGGCCTCCAGCAGGAGCTGGGTGTGTGGAAACCAGAAGGTGCTGAGTCAGGAGGTTTTGCCAGAGAAGCCAAAGCCAACAAAGGAGATGATGACCGCAAAAGCCACAGAGAAGAAGATCTAATCAGCTCCTTATCTCCCAAAGAGCTGGAGACCATCTTGTGA
- the pth3r gene encoding parathyroid hormone 3 receptor isoform X2 has translation MLSAQGIIVFYFFHGVITASALIDSDDVITRDEQIYLLIGAHARCERSIKAQMPLIKDGDCTPEWDGIICWPQSTAGQLVSVQCPEYIYDFNHRGRAYRQCDVSGNWEQVASINRTWANYSECTRYLTFNHRSHEEVFERLHLMYTIGYSISLTSLLVAVFILCYFKRLHCTRNYIHVHLFASFICRAVSIFVKDAVLYSISDGSEAEPNFTGQKPHMAGCKAAVTLFLYFLATNHYWILVEGLYLHSLIFMAFLSDKNYLWALTITGWGVPAVFVSIWVSARASLADTQCWDLSAGNLKWIYQVPILAAIVVNFLLFINIIRVLASKLWETNTGKLDPRQQYRKLLKSTLVLMPLFGVHYMVFMALPYTEVTGLLWQVQMHYEMFFNSSQGFFVAFIYCFCNGEVQAEVKKAWLRRSLVLDLKQKARITSSGGGSCYYGGMMSHTTTHSVCLSAANPRALSFAGGVVGSGGASGSGVRPPLPRQVSTTPPHHHTNLRIYTSTDSEASGLQQELGVWKPEGAESGGFAREAKANKGDDDRKSHREEDLISSLSPKELETIL, from the exons ATTGACTCTGATGATGTCATCACACGGGATGAGCAGATCTACCTTCTGATTGGTGCTCATGCCAGGTGTGAAAGGAGCATCAAGGCACAAATGCCCCTCATTAAAG ATGGCGACTGCACCCCAGAGTGGGATGGGATCATCTGCTGGCCGCAGAGCACAGCAGGTCAGCTGGTCTCAGTTCAGTGCCCGGAGTACATCTATGACTTCAACCACAGAG GGCGAGCCTACCGTCAGTGTGATGTGTCAGGCAACTGGGAGCAGGTGGCAAGCATCAACCGCACTTGGGCAAACTACAGCGAGTGCACCAGATACCTGACCTTCAACCACAGAAGTCACGAGGAG GTGTTTGAGCGACTCCATCTCATGTACACCATCGGCTACTCCATTTCTCTCACATCCCTGCTGGTGGCAGTCTTCATTCTCTGCTACTTCAA GCGTCTCCACTGCACACGCAATTACATCCACGTTCACCTCTTCGCCTCCTTCATCTGTCGAGCGGTCAGCATCTTTGTGAAGGACGCTGTGCTTTACTCCATATCTGATGGCAGTGAAGCTGAGCCCAACTTTACAGGACAGAAGCCCCATATG gCTGGCTGTAAAGCAGCTGTTACTCTCTTCCTGTACTTCCTGGCAACTAATCATTACTGGATCCTGGTGGAGGGGTTGTACCTCCATAGTCTCATCTTCATGGCCTTCCTGTCTGACAAGAACTACCTGTGGGCCCTCACCATCACTGGCTGGG gtgttccagctgtgtttgtgtccaTTTGGGTCAGCGCACGAGCTTCACTGGCAGACACTCA ATGCTGGGATCTCAGTGCCGGAAACTTGAAATGGATCTATCAAGTCCCTATTCTGGCTGCGATTGTT GTGAATTTTCTCTTGTTCATTAACATCATTCGTGTACTGGCCTCTAAACTGTGGGAAACCAACACGGGCAAACTGGACCCCCGACAGCAGTACAG GAAGCTACTCAAGTCCACATTAGTCCTCATGCCTTTGTTTGGAGTTCACTACATGGTGTTCATGGCTCTTCCCTACACTGAGGTCACTGGGCTGCTGTGGCAGGTGCAGATGCATTACGAGATGTTCTTCAACTCTTCCCAG gggttttttgtgGCGTTTATCTACTGTTTCTGCAATGGTGAG GTGCAAGCCGAGGTAAAGAAGGCTTGGTTAAGACGTAGCCTGGTGCTGGACCTCAAGCAGAAAGCGAGGATCACTAGCAGCGGCGGAGGCAGCTGTTACTACGGCGGCATGATGTCACATACCACCACCCACAGCGTGTGCCTGTCTGCTGCCAATCCCAGAGCTCTGTCCTTTGCTGGAGGGGTGGTTGGCTCAGGTGGAGCCTCTGGTTCTGGGGTCAGACCCCCGCTGCCACGTCAAGTTTCCACGACTCCCCCCCACCATCATACCAACCTACGTATTTACACTTCGACTGACAGCGAGGCCTCAGGCCTCCAGCAGGAGCTGGGTGTGTGGAAACCAGAAGGTGCTGAGTCAGGAGGTTTTGCCAGAGAAGCCAAAGCCAACAAAGGAGATGATGACCGCAAAAGCCACAGAGAAGAAGATCTAATCAGCTCCTTATCTCCCAAAGAGCTGGAGACCATCTTGTGA